agaaattagtttttcTCGCTAATTTAgatgaacaattttttgtggcaaaattagcactttgaataaaaataaaagaaaatatttcaatttagcgacgaaaataattttttctttgctaattagcgctttgaataaaaaaaaaaagaaaatatttcaatttagcacgaaaatatttttagccAAATGTATTATTGTGTaacatgatataaataaaaataaaaagaaaatattaggaCGAATTTTTTTCACTATTTAGTGACATTGTTTTTCGTGCTaaattgaaattgttttgttcgTCCTGAATAAGCCCAATTATATTTTTCGTCGctcatttctgttttttttatttttttggggtcttTTAAAGCCTCCgccctctttttttgttgtcgATGTCTTTGTGTCGACTtccttatcttctttttttttgctgtttttttttttcttgtcttgcttctgctttctctcttttttttttttttgttgttttccttcttttttcttgtttctttttttttggtttttttttttgtttgttctgtttcttccttttttttttttgttcttccttgttcgttttccttttttttttgttcttcctttttttgctgtttttcttttttgtccttgttctgtctttccttttttttttcttcaccgTGACCCACCTTCACCCGACCACTCATCCGCCACCACCCTCCGTCCACCCGTCGCCGTCCCCTCACGCCCGCCGGCCTCGCGGACCGCTGAGATCGTCGCCTAGTGCCGTAAACCCGGGACCTTCGCCCCGACTTCCTCCACCTGGCTCCCGCCACCGATCCTTACCCCCACCTCCACCCTGAGTGGAGCTGACGACGGCCCGCCGCGACGACGATTTGGGCCTTGCTCTGAACCCGACGTGCCGATGGAAAGACGACAGGGGCTTGCGAGGGGGGCGAGGGAGCGGGGCCCGAATAGTCGAGACGACCAGGGCGGAGGGCTCGGGCTGGGCGGATCCGAAACCAtgatattattaagtgcttaatcatgttaaatataaattgcgaaattaatttttttttaattaaatttaaaatcgaaGTAAAAAAGATTTtatctatgaaaaaaaaaaaatttagctaaATTGGGTTTTgtgatgaattttgccacgaactAAATTTAGCGGCGAAACATtgtgttttgtcgctaatttagcgcgAAATTATTTTGTGGGATTCGTGACTATTAACGAAATAATTTTTGCTAATTTGCCCGGGTATTGTCGCAAAATTGTGGCCATTAGTGAACTTATTCctgctaattagccacggatggTTGCAATTTGATTAGtcattttttgtcgctaattttcaCGATTAGccaatttttttggcaaatttcaaagtaattccaattttcaaaatttttctggCAAAATTGTCACTAAATCCTCGTTTTTTTGTGGTGAATAAACGCGTCAAACATGATTATACATGAGAGAGCTGCTAATATGACGTTCCGACGGTACGACGGCcacaatatttttcttttccctaacACAACGACGTGAAAGTTTTCAAGTAAAACATAGGTCTCTTCCTCTCTCATGAAAAATAAGTGGCTGAGGATTGACCGTCATTTTTGTAAATTAACGGTGTTGTTATGTGAGTATTTTTCTATACATTGTACACGATTAATAGTATCAGCATGTTCCGGCATGTTTCTAGATAATATGAATAACTGCACTTCACATCACATCTAAGCTttacaatttccttttttcttaataGGTCGCGGGCATAAGGCCAGACTACATATGTTATACGACTTTGTATTCCTACTTTTTATGTCTTCATTctccttttttaattcttttgtgtTTTGATAGATGCCCTCTACTTTTTttcgttccttttttttttttttttttttgagggagGGAATGGGGGTTGCATTCTATAAACTTTAAAAAGAACCTTAAATATTTCTATCGAATGTCttaaaattaaaacatattatCATGTTGTGTGAAAAGAATGGCACGTTCTCAAGTCAACTCAAATACGTCTGTTTTTCGATACAATACGTCTGTTCGCGTCTAAACGTGTTAAAATGGAGCAAACACCCACACAAGACATGATGTAACGGCAAGAATCCATTCACTTCGAATtcgaatttgtttttttcatcaCATATCGTTTGTTTTTTTCCGCCGTATGGAACCGAGGGAGACGACAGGGAGTTCAGCGACTGAGGACTGGGGATGGCAGTGGGGGTCCGAGGCGAACGACGCACGAAACATCGACACATGGATTTAATGTCATATTTGCAATGCATGCATGTGAAGCGACCCGCAATTGTCAGGCTTTGCTGTTGGAATTGTTTCGAACTCTTGTCGAAAAATGAACCCATTTCAGGCAGTGTCCCGGGCCCCTGCTCCTTTATTTCCTTAACTAGATAATAAGGCCAATAGGGACGCTCATTTCATGCGTCAAATCAGAGCCCGTACTAAAATTGAAGTTCATGTCCTTATCTAATCTAACTATCCTCACCTTCATCGACCTTCCCACCACACTAACCGGCTCTCGGCTGTTTATCTCGCTGCCAAGCGAGGGGTTTTTCGATCGCCGGATTGCGGGGATCAAGTGTCGAACGTTCAGTCAAAAGGCACGCGCAATTCGTCGTCTAATTTTCAAGTTCTCATGATCCTCATCGGCCTTTCGAGTTTCAACCACACAACCAAACCCATTTCAAGGATAGGGGGGGTGGGTAACGCAATAAGTGATCGACAGATCCGGACGCGATGGGGCAGATGGACTTTTACCCAGTACGTGATTAGCACAACATTTCGATACACAATTACAACCTCATTCTTCAGgcatatcattttctcaaatgtcACGCTTTTCATGCAGACGAGGCGCACGAATGGGGTTCTCTACTCTAACAAAACCCTAACATCATTTTGGCAGGGGACGGTGTTTTCATTTCTTGGACTGTAAACGAAAAAcaaatttggagagagagagagagagagagagcacgaggCATATTTCAATGGCATGAGAGAGAGTCACAGAGACGAACAATCTAAGTACAACAGTTAAGAATCAATGAACTCATGAGCAGCACGCATTCACACTGTCCCAGGCCGATCTGTGTCCGATTACGTCGTCATCCAGTCTTCAACTCCCATCTTCATCctacacgagagagagagagagagagagagagagagagagagagagagcctctCAAGCAAGCTCTTGATTCTTCTCCACCACCCTCACTCCCTTGGCAGATCTAAGCGCATTCGCCTGTCCACACACAGAATGTAACTTAAAACCTAAAGAGAGAGAAGCGGTCGGTGGGGCAGGGAGGGCTAGTTAGGTCGCTACCTGTTCCTCGGAGATCTCCACGGCGAACCCGTCAACGATGACGAGAGAGAAGGTCTTCTTGTAAGTCCCCGGCTCGAGAGTGGCCGCCAATAACCCGTCGTGCTTGGTGCTCAGATACGAGTCCAGCTCAAACGCTCCTCGCTTGCTTCTGTCGTCGTTAACGACCGCATTCACACGCCATATGTCAAAATGCGTAACAATCTTTACCACAGGAACAAGGAAAAGAATCACATTTTGCAATGAGAGTATTGAGCTCAGTGAGGCGACCTGTCGGCGCAAAGGCGCTCGTACTCGGGATCGTAGTTCATGAAGACGAAGTACATTTCGCTTTCTCTGCTCTCCATTGCTGTTTTCTCTTTCACCGCCGCCCCTGGACCGATCTCTGGCTGCCGCTTTTCTTCTTGAATATGGTGTGGAATGTGAAGTAGCCGCAAGTTTTCACTGGCATAAGAGCTTCTTTATATGTAGGAGACAGGTTGACTTTTCTGAGTCCAGCGAAGACTCGTCACGTTCTCGCTTTAGAAGTGCCTGCTTCTTATCATCTATTAATCACTTCATGCTTGTGCTTGAATTATTCTAGTCTATCATTCGTGCTTAAAAGTCGGGTCCGAGTGAGTGTTTGCTCATGTGCTTGCCACATTGATAGTTTACTTCGTCTATGCGATTAGTCCGATTACCACATTGCAAGGTGCTTGGCACAGTTTTACCTCAAGGCTCGCATCGACTGGTAATCATTGATATATTGATTTTATCGTCTCCGAACTTGtgatgaatttttgaatttttaaagaagaaaacgaaTATAGAGAAAGTACATGAAATGTATTCCCCAACGCttaacttttttctatttttctatctcattgACTTTGTCAAGCATCCAAAATAGCCTCTAAAATCCTTTTAGCTTTATCTTGTacaagcttaaaaaaaaattcctgaaaaTATTAGACAAGGAACAGATGCTTAAGAAAACTAAGCTTGCCTTGGTAACATCAGATTAAAATATGCTAACCCGCAAGCTTATGTtcggaaaagtcaacatttataCATAGttcagaagagaaaaaaaagagattaaagAGACTTAACGTGCCTTGGGTAAGGCAAAGTCGTCCCCACGCGTTGGTTCCGACGACCATCCAATCATGGACCGCAACGTGTCGTCCGATCCATGTCAACAACCAATCAGCGGAATTACTTCATTTTCAATCCGTGATAGTCCGTCCCCAATCGTGTGAATAGACAATAATTAGGGAAGTCGAAGTCAAAGTCAAAGTCTTGATATTCCTATCACGTGAGTTCGTAGAATCAATGTGCCCACGACATAAATGGATCCATGACCGATTGATAGCTAAATAAAGAAATGTCATGGATCGATTAAAAGATTTTTAACAAAGTCAACTGAAACTTACCTAGTTACTTGGATTTTTATACTATGATAGCAAAGAAGAAGGGTTACGTGCAATCTTTAACCAAACGAAGAATAGATCGGGAGATAGTAAGAGTACATGCCACGCTCTATGCTGAGGGACTTGAATGTGAAATCTAGATACATCTTTCCCGTGTGGCCATGTCAATTCACATCAACATTATATAATGGGTTTCGCCGCGTCAGTTTCTCGGCAAAAACCGGTATAAATGTGTGAAGGTACTCTGACTTGTAAGGATATAGTTTATACATAGCATACATGTGGGCCATGTCATATAGGATAGTCGGCATTCATGTTAGTAATTTTCGCTCAAAATTGATCAGgtagattaaattgatataaatgcaaaatcaattgaaaagttcatgaatgaattgatatcaatatagTTGATTGAGTGACAGTAAGAAAGCCGTTAACCTTGACAGTCTGATAGTATAGTTAATTATTTCTAATCacatgatttttcaatcaataagcattttatgcaaaatactcGATGATGACGTACGGACCTACGATCGGGATTATACCGTCTATCAAGAGAGCATTCCCGTGACATTAATACTTAAAAGAAACAAGTCGAATCCAACGTAGGAGAGAATTCAGCAATCCAAGTACAAAATTAGGTGAAATGCTTGTCACTCTGACAATAATATTACATCGGCCATCTCACCGGTACTTAAAATGCTTGCTTGCCCCACTTGCCCCACTTGCAGATTTCAAGCCATGCGGGCtttaaaaaagtccacgtgaGGTGGAGATATTGATCATGTGGCCTTGTGGTGCATGGGGGGACCACACAAGTTGTTCATATTGATGCCACGTGTTTCTGATCTCACGGCCAACCTAAGGAgaattactaaattttttttaaatttattacaattgtgtcaattcaattttaaatttttttcatttgtggtGTTACTTGCattgacgtgataatttttaataatatttttttgatttatttttttcttccctatcttcttcttaagaaaaaatagagaaaataaataaaaactaaaaaaatcaaataaaatattaaaaaattactaaaaactATCATGGCAAcatcacgttagcgatttccaaataaaattactccaattgattgaattggtacaatgcaaaaagtttaacacttttttggtaatttttcctgtaGATCTAGATTGACAGTAATTATTTGCTTGCGTGGGTCCTACATattgaattgaatttgaaaCGTCGGACTTGATGGAACTCATCTAACCTCCATATGGGACTTatcaaatttaattatttatattcaaTTTAGGATATATACTATATTCACTTAACACTTATTCGTTTGTTCtattcaattaaatttgattgaggTGATGATGCCAACGATAACCCTCGGATTCCATAATAGGACATTTATATCTTATTTCATGAGTTCATATTTACATGTCCGTTGAGAAATCATCATTAATCATACTTCATTTAAAATATTTCACGTCTAGAGTTCAGAATTTGTTTGTAATTCGGGACATTGGTATTGCTTAGGGTTTTTTCGATGAacatttcgtaattttttttaaaatgatacaaatggtcatttttagaaaaaaaaatatgcactgATTATCCTCGAAACAAACTtacccaaatgaaaaaaaaaatagctttgattaattttaacctaataTTTTAGGTTCAGGGAGATACAAACAAGCTAGGTAAAACATCTCACAGCTCATCAAGGAAAAGAATCTATAGGCTTTCAACGTCACCACCTCCGGTCCGTAAGCTGATCACAATATGATCAGAGAAAATACAACCCACTGGAGGTGTCCTCGAAGTGTTATGTGACTCCTGTGAATTGCTTGCTCCACATGCAGAAATCTCACACTCGCCCCTCATAAGCAGACCGCCAGTGGGCCCAGTGCCATGAAAGAGCTTCGAGAGCCCCAGTATAGCACTGAGGATGCACCGCCAACCTGTACAATCCAAGATTCAAATCACACGCTCAAAAACGTCGCTAATGGCCGTCAGTACCTGCTCTATGGGGGGCCTCTCTTCTGCTACTTCGTTTGTACACTGCAAGGCAATCTCCAGCACCTGCATGGCCTCGctcctctccttctcttccGCGCTGAAGTCGAAGAAGTCGATCCGCCCCTCCacgatcttctccttcttccgcaGTATGCACTTCCGGTACTCCTGCGCCGCCTTTTTCTTGCAGATGATGTCGAGCATGACGACCCCGAAGTTGTATATGTCCCCCTTCTGGCTCATCTCGTCCGAGTAGAGGCTCTCGGCCACGGCGGTGGGGGGCAACGGCGTGCCCTGCGCCTGCCCTGTGTCGGAGACGTCGACGCGGCGCGCCAGCTGGGCGAAGCCGTAGTCGGAGAGGCAGGCGGTGAAGTCGGCGTTGATCATGATGTTGGCGGACTTGATGTTGCCGTGCACGTTCATctgcatcttcttctctttgggAGGGGAGAGGGAGTGGATGAAGAGGATGGCCTTTGCCGCTGTGAAGAGGATCAGGAGCCTCTGGCTCCAGCT
The sequence above is drawn from the Rhodamnia argentea isolate NSW1041297 chromosome 9, ASM2092103v1, whole genome shotgun sequence genome and encodes:
- the LOC115740905 gene encoding subtilisin-like protease SBT2.5 translates to MESRESEMYFVFMNYDPEYERLCADRSKRGAFELDSYLSTKHDGLLAATLEPGTYKKTFSLVIVDGFAVEISEEQANALRSAKGVRVVEKNQELA
- the LOC115740902 gene encoding probable inactive receptor kinase At5g58300, with translation MLSRAFTKPKRSPKHGDDVTRSASILHEYEDCIVGFMDDIPLVVCDAVKSYCPGARGEPTLREVLRASVGVMGESCLGITEKLVFLGGAVRALKRFRAVAVRKGEFGRRLQRMAQISRRCDHLVPVLAYLYSKRIKFVLCVYYPMGSLHDLLSGGRDCGHTALSWSQRLLILFTAAKAILFIHSLSPPKEKKMQMNVHGNIKSANIMINADFTACLSDYGFAQLARRVDVSDTGQAQGTPLPPTAVAESLYSDEMSQKGDIYNFGVVMLDIICKKKAAQEYRKCILRKKEKIVEGRIDFFDFSAEEKERSEAMQVLEIALQCTNEVAEERPPIEQVLTAISDVFERVI